The sequence CCGCGCCCTCGTGGTCGGCAAGGTCGAGCTCGACGTGAACGCCTACCAGGTGAAGGTCGACGGCCACACCGTCCACCTGCCGCTGCGCGAGTTCGAGCTGCTGCACTACCTGATGCGCAACGCTCACCGCACGGTCACCCGTGAGCAGATCATGCGGCATGTCTGGAACTCCACCGACACCACCTCGACCAACACGATCGCGGTCCACGTCAAGCGCCTGCGTGCCCGCCTCGGCGACACCGACGACCAGCTGATCCAGACCGTGCGCGGGGTGGGTTACCGGATGGTCGACAAGACGGCCTGACCTCCTGCCGTCGCGCATCCTCGCCTGCCCCGGAAGGCGGCCAGGATGCGCTTGACCGCGCCCTCGACCCTGGCGACGCCCGTACCCATGCTCGGGCTGTCCTCGGTGAGGACCGCCACGGCGTAGTCGTGCCCGGCCTCCCTGATCAGCCCGACGCTGACGACCACCCAGCGCCCGTTGGCCACATGCCGCAGCCAGCCGTTCTTCAGCGACACCTCGCTCTTCGACGACACCTGGTCGCCCTCGCACGCGGCCGCGCTGATCCCCCATCGCTGCTCCGGGGTCACGTTCGCCATCAGCCGCAGCACCCGTTCGCGGTCCTTCTCCGGCAGCGGGCTTCTCTTCCCGGCCAGCGCTCCGATCAGCCGGACCTGGTCGCTCGCGGTGGTCCGCGTGATGCCCCAGCAGTACAGATCCACGCACCGTCCCGCCGGCGCATAGGTGCGTCTGAGGCCGAACTCGCGATCCGCCCTGGCCAGGCCGGCCTCCAGACCGATGCGCTCATACAGCCGGTCGGCCGCCGCGTTGTCACTGAAGCGGATCATCCGTTCCGCGTCGTCCCTGGTCTGCCGGGCCAGCCGGCGCCACGGGGACGTGAGCAGCAGCGCCATCAGAATGTTGATCTTCGAGGCGCTGGCCGTGGGCAGCTGCAGGTCCCGGTGGTAGTGGTAGGTCCGAGCGGTGGTCAGATCCCGCACTGCGGCGGTGGTCCGGCCGCCGTAGCGCGCGAGGAACCGGTCGAGGGTGCGGGTGAGCCTCGGAGCGGAGACCCTCGGCGGTGCCGGCGGCCTGGGGGCAGGTGTCCGGAGCCCGCCGGAGGGGACGACCCTCGGCTCCACCGCCCCCGGAGCGGACGGCGAACCGATACCCGCAGGCGGCACCGCCCTCGGAGCGGCCGACGAACCGACATCCGCCGTCATCACTCCCTCGGCCGCGCACCCACCTCCGAACGCGGCAATCAGTACGGCTGCCGCCGCAGCCGCCCGATGCACTGACTTCACCATCAGCCTCGAACACTCTCCCCGATCACGCCATGATCGGGATTTATCCCCGGAGGAATGTCCGGAAGAGTGTGAGACGGAACCTCGCCCGGATGGGGGCGGAGTCCTTGGAGAACGGGGCGGCGGGCTACCTAGCCTTGACGGGCGTCGGCGATTAGCCGGGCGATGCTCTCGTCGTCACAGGTGGCCCAGAACTCCCCGACCACATCCTCGAGGTGTGCCAGCGACTCCGCGCGGAACAGCACATCCTGGTATTTGGTGATGTCGTAGTGGGTCGTACCCATGGCGACGAGGTCCAGGGGCCGGATGTCCATGTTCCGGAACTCCTCGATCTCCCCGTAGGAGGACAGGATGCCCGCGCCGTACGCCCGCAGCTCGTCCTGGTCGGTCATCACGCCGAACTCCAGCGTGAACCAGAAGATCTTGGAGATGAACTCCAGCGCCCGCTCGCTCTCGACCCGCCGCGCCGCACCGCCCGCCAGCCGGTAGAGCTGTGAGTACCGATCGGAGGCGAGCGCGTTGGCGTGCCCGATCACCTCGTGGATCACGTCCGGTTCCGGTGTGTAGAGCGGCGTGGAGTGGTGGCGGATGTACTGGGTCGAGTGGAAGAAGCCGTCGGCCAGCACGCCGTAGAAGTCCCGCAGAGGCACCAGCCCCGCGGCAGGAAGGTAGCGGAACCCGGTCAGCGGCTCCAGCAGCTCACCGACCTCCTGGAGCTGCGGGATCCGCTCGCCGGGCAACCTCAGCCGCTCGGCCGCGTCCTGGTATTCCACGGTCGCGTATTTGCGATGCTTGATCGCCAGCTCGCGGCTGACCAGGGCCCAGACCTCGTGCTCCTGGCGGGTGTATTCGGCCAGGGGGATCGGCGTGCCGGGCACGTGTCCCACCGCGAGCGCGGCGATGGCGTTGCGCCGGAGCCGGTAGACCGGATCGGCGAAGCCGGGGTGACTCGCGGCGAGCTCGACCTCCACCGTGCCGTCGTCACGGGTCGCCACCGGCGCGAAGTACTGCGCTTCTTCGAACATGTATGAAATGACAGCAATTCTTTGAATCGTTGACAAGAGTGAGCAGTTTGACTGTGCGATCCATGCATGTTCGTACCGTCAGAGCTGTCTCTGACTGGTCGTATCGCCTAATCTGATGCGGTGACCATCGACGACCTGGACAGCCGCCTCCTGGTGACCATGCGCGCCCATCCCCGCATCGGCCTCACCGAGCTCGCCCGGCTGCTCGGCGTGGCCCGGGGCACCGTACAGGCCCGCGTCGAGAAGCTCACCGCCCGCGGCGTCATCGCCGACTTCGGCCCGACCGTCACCCCTGAGGGCATCGGCTACCCGATCCTCGCCTTCGTATCCCTGCAGATCGCGCAGGGCCGGCTGGCCGAGGCCGTGCAGGCGCTGCAGTCCCTGCCCGAGATCCTTGAGGTCTACGGCACCAGCGGCCAGGCCGA comes from Streptosporangium roseum DSM 43021 and encodes:
- a CDS encoding hydrolase, with protein sequence MTADVGSSAAPRAVPPAGIGSPSAPGAVEPRVVPSGGLRTPAPRPPAPPRVSAPRLTRTLDRFLARYGGRTTAAVRDLTTARTYHYHRDLQLPTASASKINILMALLLTSPWRRLARQTRDDAERMIRFSDNAAADRLYERIGLEAGLARADREFGLRRTYAPAGRCVDLYCWGITRTTASDQVRLIGALAGKRSPLPEKDRERVLRLMANVTPEQRWGISAAACEGDQVSSKSEVSLKNGWLRHVANGRWVVVSVGLIREAGHDYAVAVLTEDSPSMGTGVARVEGAVKRILAAFRGRRGCATAGGQAVLSTIR
- a CDS encoding Lrp/AsnC family transcriptional regulator, with the protein product MTIDDLDSRLLVTMRAHPRIGLTELARLLGVARGTVQARVEKLTARGVIADFGPTVTPEGIGYPILAFVSLQIAQGRLAEAVQALQSLPEILEVYGTSGQADLLCRVVARSTPDLQEIIARILTSPAVQRTDTTIALSVQVPYRIEPLLHAAPDT
- a CDS encoding phenylalanine 4-monooxygenase gives rise to the protein MFEEAQYFAPVATRDDGTVEVELAASHPGFADPVYRLRRNAIAALAVGHVPGTPIPLAEYTRQEHEVWALVSRELAIKHRKYATVEYQDAAERLRLPGERIPQLQEVGELLEPLTGFRYLPAAGLVPLRDFYGVLADGFFHSTQYIRHHSTPLYTPEPDVIHEVIGHANALASDRYSQLYRLAGGAARRVESERALEFISKIFWFTLEFGVMTDQDELRAYGAGILSSYGEIEEFRNMDIRPLDLVAMGTTHYDITKYQDVLFRAESLAHLEDVVGEFWATCDDESIARLIADARQG